GAGAGACTCTCTTGGTTGATTTGTTTTATGCTTTCTACTCCTATATGCCTTATGAAATTATTGCTAATAACCTCTTCAGGCATTGGGTTCGGCTTCCAGAGACGGGTTGACCGATTGTAAATGGCAGATTTCGAGATTACCTGGGCAATCAATTCACCCAGGTCAAAATAGCCGCCGAGGGAGAGAACAAAGAGGGGACCGCTTCCCAGCTCGGAAGCCGCTCTCAGGGCATAAGAGCCAGCCACCGAAAAGCCGCAGATGCCTATACGTTCTTTGTCCACATAATCTTGGTCTTGAAGGAAGTAAAAAGTAAGTTTGATAAGCTCGATATCGTCTCTGGAGAATATTCTCTTACGAATTGTACTGGAATCAGGCACTGCCACTCCGATCCCGGCTCCGGCAAAAGACCGGGCTAGGTTAACCAAGCGTGCATCGAGCGCCCCATCCGGTGTAAACCCGGGCAGGAGGATTACGAATCCGGGACGGATTACACCCATCGGGAGGTAAATATAAATTAACCCCCTCTGAACTTCACTACTCCGGCCATGATTATTATTGTTGGAGACATCAAGCTCGACCTTCTCTACACTGACATCGTACTTCCCCCATTCAAACCAATTGGGAGCATTCGGTACAACCTGCGAAATGATATAACCGGTGCGGTATGCCGGTTCGGCATAATTTATCAGGACAAGTAATAGTCCAAATGCAGTTAGGAAAGCTAATGGGTATTTTTTCCTCGACAAGAATTTCATCGAACATCTACTATAACACTAAAACCATCGGATTAGTAACCGGGTTGTAAAGGAGATTTTCTTGTCTATATCCCCGCATACTTCAAAAGGCACTGTGTGAAAACATCTGTGTGAAAACATCTTGACATAGGAAATTGGATAATTCTAAAATTAATGTGCAAAAAACTTCTACAAGGCCAGGAATGGACCTCCTAATCTCGATGAAGGCAGAGACTATTCTCAAGGGGCTAGAACTCGGCTGCAATATAATGCAGATGCCCACCGCGCAAACAGGTGGGTATTTCATCGCCGAGATCAGGGAAGCGGATGAGGACAAACTCAAACTTCTCCAGGACTACGCTAAAATTCTCGAGGACAAATTGACCGGGAACAGCGAATTCCGGGTTGAACATACCCGCTTCGGATTCATACTAAAAAAAAGGGTTGACCAGGATATTGAGTACAGCGAGGCTTGGGAGAAGTGGGTGGGCTTTTCCAGGCATCTTTATGAAGAGCTATCCGATTTTATAGATGACCATACCGGCTAATGCCGTGAGTAAGACCGTCAAAGCCATAACTTGCTTTTCGAGTTATCTTGGCTAATACTTTTTCCACTGCCATCTTAACTAAAATATTTGACCCCAGTACCAGGAGGAAGCCTAACCCTATATGAGTAAAGAATTGGACTATAAAAACACCCTCAACCTGCCGCGCACCGATTTCTCGATGAAGGCAAATTTGAGCCAGAAGGAACCGGAGATGCTCAAGACCTGGGAGGAAATTAACCTATACCAGAAAATACGTAGGTCTTCCAAAGGGAGACAGAAATTTATTCTCCACGACGGACCTCCTTATGCAAACGGCCACATCCACATAGGTCACTCCCTGAACAAGATTCTCAAGGACCTGATCGTAAAATCAAAGACCATGTCTGGATTTGATTCCTACTATGTTCCGGGATGGGATTGTCACGGGCTACCCATAGAATTTCAGGTCACAAAAGACCTGGGGCCGAAAAAGGAAACTGCCTCCAAGATAGAAATACGAAGGCTCTGCAGAAAGTACGCGGAGAAGTTTGTAGAAATCCAGCGGGAAGAATTCAAACGCCTCGGCGTTTTCGGGGATTGGGAGCGTCCTTACCTGACCATGAGCTTCGATTACGAGGCTACCATAGCCCGGGAACTCGGAAAGTTTATCCAGGGAGGAGGTTTATACCGGGGAAAGAAGCCGGTTTATTGGTGTTATTTCGACCAGACCGCACTAGCCGAGGCCGAAGTAGAGTACGAGGATAAGACCTCTCCGTCCGTATATGTTAAGTTTCCTCTATCGTCAAATGAGCTATTCCATCGGTTTCCTTTCCTCACCGGGAAAAGGGTTTATGCCCTGATCTGGACTACTACACCGTGGACTCTTCCCGGGAATTTAGCCCTGGCCTTTCATCCCGACCACACTTACGTAGCGACGGAAGTAGATGGAGAGGTGTATATACTCGCCCAGGCGCTTCTGGAAAATGTATTCGGGCCGGGAACAAAGACTTTACATCGGTTTCCTGGAAAAGAAGTAGAGGGATTGAAGTTTAACCACCCGCTTTATGAAAGGGAGTCCATCGTTACCCTAGCCGACTTTGTAACTCTGGACACCGGAACGGGAATTGTCCACATCGCCCCGGGGCATGGCCAGGAAGACTATGAAATCGGGATAAAGTACAATCTGGACATCTATGCCCCGGTAGACGATAAGGGTCGTTTTACCAAAGAGGTCGAGTTCTTCGCCGGTATGTTCGTATATGATGCAAACCGGGAGATAATAGAAAAACTAAAGGAGAAAAACAATCTTTTAAGAGAGGAAAAGCTTGTTCACTCCTATCCTCACTGTTGGCGGTGTAAGAATCCGATCATTTTCCGGGCCACACCCCAATGGTTTATTTCCATGGAGAAGAACGGGCTGAGGTCGAAGGCCCTCGAAGAAATAGAGCGCGTAAGGTGGATACCGGAGTGGGGGAGGGACCGGATCTACAACATGATCGAGAACCGTCCGGACTGGTGCGTATCCCGGCAGAGGGCATGGGGGGTACCCATAGTTGTCTTCTACTGCCACACTTGCGACCATGTCATCATGGACCCGGAAATTGTCAATCATGTTGCTGATATCTTCGAGAAAGAGGGAGCAGACGCCTGGTTCACTCACGAGGCCGACCGATTGCTGCCCTCAGGATTCAAGTGCCCGGAGTGTGGAGGAAAGAACTTCGTGAAAGATAAGGATATATTGGACGTATGGTTTGATTCCGGGGTCAGTTTTGCTTCCGTGCTTGAGAAAAGCCCGGAACTCTCCATGCCCGCGGATATGTACCTTGAGGGAAGCGACCAGCACCGGGGATGGTTTCATTCCAGTCTTCTGGTTTCGGTAGGAACTAGGGGGACAGCTCCATATAAGTCAGTCCTAACCCACGGGTTTGTGGTAGATAAAGAAGGGGAAAAGATGTCAAAATCGAAGGGCAACGTCATTGCCCCTCAGGATACTATAAAGAAATACGGCGCGGAGATTTTGCGACTCTGGGTTACGGCTGAAGAATACCGTAATGACATTAGAATCTCCACCGAAATCCTGGACAGGCTTGCCGAATCCTACCGGAAGATAAGAAACACCTTCAGATATCTTTTGGGAAACATATACGATTTCAACCCGCTCAAGCACCAGCGGGCATACAAAGACCTAGAAGAGATCGACAGGTGGATCCTGCATCGGCTCGGGGTTTCCTCGGAAAAGATACTCCGGTCTTACCAGAATTATGAGTTTCATATCGTATATCATGAGCTTCAGAGGTTTTGCATAGTAGATTTAAGCTCGATATACCTGGATGTGCAAAAGGATGTGCTTTACACCTATGCTCCAAATTCCGGGAAAAGAAGGTCCGCCCAGACAGCCATATATATAATCTTGGACTCTCTGGCAAGGCTTTCTGCCC
The Thermodesulfobacteriota bacterium DNA segment above includes these coding regions:
- the ileS gene encoding isoleucine--tRNA ligase, with protein sequence MSKELDYKNTLNLPRTDFSMKANLSQKEPEMLKTWEEINLYQKIRRSSKGRQKFILHDGPPYANGHIHIGHSLNKILKDLIVKSKTMSGFDSYYVPGWDCHGLPIEFQVTKDLGPKKETASKIEIRRLCRKYAEKFVEIQREEFKRLGVFGDWERPYLTMSFDYEATIARELGKFIQGGGLYRGKKPVYWCYFDQTALAEAEVEYEDKTSPSVYVKFPLSSNELFHRFPFLTGKRVYALIWTTTPWTLPGNLALAFHPDHTYVATEVDGEVYILAQALLENVFGPGTKTLHRFPGKEVEGLKFNHPLYERESIVTLADFVTLDTGTGIVHIAPGHGQEDYEIGIKYNLDIYAPVDDKGRFTKEVEFFAGMFVYDANREIIEKLKEKNNLLREEKLVHSYPHCWRCKNPIIFRATPQWFISMEKNGLRSKALEEIERVRWIPEWGRDRIYNMIENRPDWCVSRQRAWGVPIVVFYCHTCDHVIMDPEIVNHVADIFEKEGADAWFTHEADRLLPSGFKCPECGGKNFVKDKDILDVWFDSGVSFASVLEKSPELSMPADMYLEGSDQHRGWFHSSLLVSVGTRGTAPYKSVLTHGFVVDKEGEKMSKSKGNVIAPQDTIKKYGAEILRLWVTAEEYRNDIRISTEILDRLAESYRKIRNTFRYLLGNIYDFNPLKHQRAYKDLEEIDRWILHRLGVSSEKILRSYQNYEFHIVYHELQRFCIVDLSSIYLDVQKDVLYTYAPNSGKRRSAQTAIYIILDSLARLSAPVLSFTADEVWRYTPGEKTESVHLTTFPKPEFMDSAIEEKWNKLLLLRDDILKALEIPRKNKFIGSSLDAGVGIYAKGDTREFIAENLELLKTLAIVSHMELLDESPEDASYNFESADIPGVILAVTKAPGEKCERCWNYRTTVGVDPDYPFICDRCVENLKHRGS